One part of the Parabacteroides distasonis ATCC 8503 genome encodes these proteins:
- a CDS encoding cytochrome d ubiquinol oxidase subunit II, with protein MDSTYILLQHYWWFLVSLLGALLVFLLFVQGGQSLLFTIGKTEIQQKMLLNSTGRKWEFTFTTLVTFGGAFFASFPLFYSTSFGGAYWVWMLILLCFVIQAVSYEYQAKKGNLLGKKTYQVFLMINGIAGPILLGTAVATFFNGAEFIVNKEQLTDVAMPVISTWANPWHGLEAALVFWNLCLGLAVFFLARALALLYFINNIDDPEIVAKSRKQLIPETILFLVFFLTFLIRLLLVDGFAVNPDTGEVFMQPYKYFMNLIEMPIVLAVLLIGVVGVLFGIGKTIFSKTWRKGIWFAGAGTVLTVLALLLCAGWNNTAYYPSLADLQSSLTIQNSCSSPFTLKVMSYVSILVPFVLAYIFYAWRALDLHKINSKEMQEGGHTY; from the coding sequence ATGGATAGTACATATATATTGTTACAACATTACTGGTGGTTTCTGGTATCTCTACTGGGAGCGCTATTAGTATTCCTTCTTTTTGTACAAGGAGGCCAATCTCTACTCTTCACTATCGGCAAGACGGAGATACAGCAAAAAATGTTATTGAACTCGACCGGGCGTAAGTGGGAGTTTACTTTCACTACGTTGGTCACTTTCGGAGGTGCTTTCTTCGCCTCTTTCCCTTTATTTTATTCCACAAGCTTCGGCGGAGCCTATTGGGTATGGATGCTGATCTTGCTTTGCTTCGTGATACAAGCTGTATCTTACGAGTATCAAGCGAAAAAAGGCAACCTACTCGGGAAAAAGACGTATCAAGTATTTCTTATGATCAATGGTATAGCAGGTCCGATCTTACTCGGAACCGCTGTAGCGACCTTCTTTAACGGCGCTGAATTTATTGTTAACAAAGAACAGTTGACTGATGTAGCCATGCCCGTCATTTCCACGTGGGCCAATCCTTGGCATGGATTAGAGGCGGCTTTGGTATTTTGGAATTTGTGCCTAGGACTGGCAGTTTTCTTCTTGGCACGAGCTCTGGCCCTACTCTATTTTATCAACAATATTGATGATCCGGAGATTGTCGCTAAAAGCCGGAAACAATTGATACCGGAGACAATCTTGTTCCTCGTCTTTTTCTTGACATTCTTGATCCGTTTATTGTTGGTGGACGGTTTTGCCGTAAATCCGGATACCGGAGAAGTATTTATGCAACCGTATAAGTATTTTATGAACCTGATCGAGATGCCAATCGTGTTAGCCGTATTATTGATTGGCGTGGTTGGCGTGCTATTCGGCATAGGGAAAACGATATTCTCGAAGACTTGGAGAAAAGGCATCTGGTTCGCGGGAGCAGGGACTGTCTTGACCGTATTAGCTTTATTACTTTGCGCAGGATGGAATAATACGGCTTACTACCCATCTTTGGCGGATCTACAAAGTTCATTGACGATCCAGAATAGTTGCTCAAGCCCATTCACGTTGAAAGTAATGAGCTATGTATCTATTCTCGTCCCATTCGTATTAGCCTACATTTTCTATGCTTGGAGAGCGCTTGATCTACATAAGATCAATAGTAAGGAAATGCAAGAAGGAGGTCATACCTATTAA
- a CDS encoding M28 family peptidase, with the protein MNKNFISVFLLMLAMGVSVMAQSYEEDLAFFKERVKTLGSDEFGGRKPLTEYETKTIHYIADEFKKLGLQPANGDSYFQPVKEISTFTRPVKDKITVKCAKGSMDLKFSDDIVVWTNRGTEQVVIPTTDYVFCGFGINAPEYGWNDYANVDVKGKIVIAMVNDPGFYDTSLFRGKNMTYYGRWTYKFEEAQRQGAAGLLVLHNEAAASYGWKVCQASHVQTNIALCSETMNAEALGMKGWLSEEACKKMFALSGLNFDETIAAAKKPGFKSFTMKAKSKVILNVKMTVGESHNVAAVLPGTDLKDEYLVFTAHWDHFGIGTPIDGDSIYNGASDNASGVATLMLLAKKYQSLPVHPRRSIVFVAVTSEECGLLGSQYYCEHPLFPLSKTAINLNFDGTAPRERTHDVSLRAAGKTDTDALVIAMASAQGRTVKVITEDPAGGYFRSDHFNFVKKGVPTILVGGGKDYVDKARHEAKPKVYRYHQPNDEYDESWWDFDGAMEDMNLMFSIGLVIANNDEMPKWTKEADFQRQ; encoded by the coding sequence ATGAACAAGAATTTTATCTCTGTTTTTCTTCTGATGCTCGCTATGGGCGTATCTGTTATGGCCCAGAGTTATGAGGAAGATTTGGCTTTTTTCAAGGAACGAGTAAAGACTTTAGGCTCGGATGAGTTCGGAGGGCGTAAGCCTTTGACCGAGTATGAGACGAAAACAATCCATTACATCGCTGATGAATTTAAGAAACTAGGTCTTCAACCTGCTAATGGCGATAGTTATTTCCAGCCGGTGAAGGAAATATCTACTTTTACCCGTCCGGTAAAGGATAAGATCACGGTGAAATGCGCGAAAGGGTCTATGGATTTGAAGTTCTCGGATGATATTGTCGTTTGGACGAACCGGGGAACTGAGCAGGTAGTTATCCCTACTACGGACTATGTGTTCTGTGGGTTTGGCATTAATGCGCCGGAATATGGATGGAACGATTATGCGAATGTAGACGTGAAGGGGAAAATCGTTATCGCTATGGTGAATGATCCCGGTTTTTATGATACGTCTTTGTTCCGTGGAAAGAACATGACTTATTATGGCCGTTGGACTTATAAGTTCGAGGAGGCGCAACGCCAAGGTGCCGCAGGTTTATTGGTTCTTCATAACGAGGCGGCCGCTTCGTATGGTTGGAAGGTCTGTCAGGCTTCTCACGTGCAGACAAATATCGCTCTTTGCTCGGAGACAATGAATGCGGAAGCTTTGGGCATGAAGGGATGGCTCTCGGAGGAGGCTTGCAAGAAAATGTTCGCCCTTAGCGGATTGAATTTTGATGAGACGATTGCCGCGGCGAAGAAACCGGGTTTCAAGAGTTTTACGATGAAGGCGAAAAGTAAGGTTATATTAAATGTAAAGATGACTGTAGGCGAGTCTCATAACGTGGCGGCTGTTTTACCGGGCACGGACCTGAAAGACGAATACTTGGTTTTTACCGCTCACTGGGATCATTTTGGGATCGGCACGCCGATAGATGGGGACAGTATCTATAATGGCGCTAGCGATAATGCTTCGGGCGTGGCAACCTTAATGTTATTAGCTAAGAAATATCAATCATTGCCTGTTCATCCCCGTCGTTCCATCGTATTCGTGGCGGTGACTTCCGAGGAATGTGGCTTATTAGGTTCTCAGTACTATTGTGAGCATCCTTTGTTCCCTTTATCTAAAACGGCTATTAACTTGAACTTTGACGGCACGGCTCCGCGTGAGCGTACCCATGATGTTTCTCTCCGGGCTGCGGGTAAGACGGATACGGATGCCTTGGTGATCGCTATGGCCTCGGCACAAGGACGGACCGTGAAGGTTATTACCGAAGATCCTGCGGGTGGTTATTTCCGTTCCGATCATTTTAATTTCGTGAAAAAAGGCGTACCTACGATTTTAGTTGGTGGCGGTAAGGATTACGTGGATAAAGCACGCCATGAGGCTAAACCGAAAGTTTACCGGTATCACCAACCGAATGATGAGTATGATGAATCTTGGTGGGATTTTGATGGGGCTATGGAAGATATGAACTTAATGTTTAGTATCGGTTTAGTTATCGCCAACAATGATGAGATGCCTAAGTGGACAAAAGAGGCGGACTTCCAAAGGCAATAA
- a CDS encoding ribonuclease Z produces MADFDINILGCGSALPTTRHLATSQIVDLRDKLYMIDCGEGTQVQMRRMRIKFSRLNHIFISHLHGDHCFGLPGLISTLGMLGRNGELVIHGPKEIESYMRPVLDIFCKGLPYEIRFNLIDPTTHSLVMEDRSLSVYSIPLKHRIPCCGYLFAEKAKEAHIIREMTDFYQVPVRMMQEIKRGADFVTPEGEVIPNARLTRPAVAPKRYAYCSDTAFHPSIIPIIEGVDLLYHEATFAECDAARAKETFHSTARQAAEIAYKAQVKRLVIGHYSARYEDMAPLKKEADKIFPGTILGEEGMRLSV; encoded by the coding sequence ATGGCTGATTTTGATATAAACATATTGGGATGCGGTTCCGCATTGCCCACGACACGCCATCTGGCGACCTCTCAAATAGTAGATTTACGAGATAAACTATACATGATCGACTGCGGGGAAGGCACGCAAGTGCAAATGCGTCGTATGCGTATAAAATTCAGTCGTTTAAATCATATCTTCATCTCCCACCTACACGGAGATCATTGCTTCGGGCTACCGGGATTGATCTCTACATTAGGTATGCTAGGACGTAACGGAGAATTGGTTATTCATGGGCCGAAAGAGATCGAGAGCTATATGCGTCCGGTACTTGATATCTTTTGCAAAGGGTTGCCTTATGAGATCCGTTTTAACTTAATCGACCCGACAACTCATTCGTTGGTTATGGAAGATCGCTCCTTAAGCGTTTATTCCATTCCGTTAAAGCACCGGATACCCTGTTGTGGCTATTTGTTCGCCGAGAAAGCCAAAGAAGCGCATATCATCCGGGAGATGACGGATTTCTATCAGGTTCCCGTCCGTATGATGCAAGAGATCAAAAGGGGCGCTGATTTCGTCACCCCGGAAGGAGAGGTAATCCCGAATGCCCGCTTAACCCGCCCTGCCGTCGCTCCCAAACGGTATGCTTATTGCTCGGATACAGCTTTTCACCCATCTATAATCCCCATCATTGAAGGGGTGGATTTATTATACCACGAGGCGACTTTCGCTGAATGTGACGCCGCACGTGCGAAAGAGACCTTCCACTCTACCGCCCGCCAAGCGGCCGAGATTGCTTATAAAGCCCAAGTGAAGCGATTGGTTATCGGTCATTACTCGGCTCGTTACGAGGATATGGCACCGTTAAAGAAAGAAGCAGACAAGATATTTCCCGGCACGATCTTAGGAGAGGAAGGTATGAGGCTTAGCGTATAA
- a CDS encoding T9SS type A sorting domain-containing protein, whose protein sequence is MKLIHIIALALAFSASYPVYAQANKSGVKTFASRQEDPYPIEITAYENRIKVENAPVGSILEIYSVVGIKVKEIEVKQSTAEYVVDIAKGYYIIRIGDTVRKVAIR, encoded by the coding sequence ATGAAGCTTATACATATCATCGCTTTGGCACTTGCATTCTCCGCAAGTTATCCGGTTTACGCACAAGCTAATAAATCGGGAGTCAAAACATTTGCTTCTAGGCAAGAAGATCCCTATCCTATCGAAATCACAGCCTACGAGAATCGCATCAAGGTAGAGAACGCTCCTGTCGGGAGTATCTTGGAAATCTACAGTGTCGTAGGTATCAAGGTGAAAGAAATCGAAGTCAAGCAGTCCACCGCCGAATATGTCGTAGATATCGCAAAGGGATATTATATCATCCGCATTGGCGATACGGTACGCAAGGTGGCGATACGATAA